The genomic interval CTGAGGATAATCACTGCAGCGTTTTAGGACAGAAGGTGGCCATTACAATGGGAGGAACAGGTCAATCTGATaacagtgatgatgatgactgGTGGAGATGGAACAGTGCTTCGTCTCTAACCATTGGCACTGCCTTGTCTGCAGTCATCTCTACCGTagtcatatttttcttgaaCTATATTTAATTGCACACGTTAATTGGAGGTGATTTCTGCAATTTGATTGTTGTATTCCATTGCCcaaattgttttgttcttcaatgtttataaatataaatgattcattttcaatatttggtacaactaaattttttttgaataaatttggTACCACTTGATAAAGAAGTCT from Fragaria vesca subsp. vesca unplaced genomic scaffold, FraVesHawaii_1.0 scf0511819, whole genome shotgun sequence carries:
- the LOC101293057 gene encoding umecyanin-like, coding for FKWTGLHTVAEVTATDLSSCTMSNPIALYDSSPARITLSSLNGTRYFICTEDNHCSVLGQKVAITMGGTGQSDNSDDDDWWRWNSASSLTIGTALSAVISTVVIFFLNYI